One Psilocybe cubensis strain MGC-MH-2018 chromosome 9, whole genome shotgun sequence genomic window, TTCCATAATTGTGGGGTATTCGAATGTCCAAGCTGTACAATGGATGACTCCAAATACCGTTCCAACGAGGACCATAATGTAGGAAGCAATCACTGATGAATATTCTTCTATTTTCGGTGAATAGAACGTTGGAACGCGGTTTGCGCCTTTGAAATAAGTGAGGTTGACCATTTCGTCAAAGAATCCAAGGAATTTTGCCAGAGGTTGATAGATAAACATAGAAACCACGCTAACAATTAAACCGTGTCTTTCCCTCCTTGATTTCCAACAACGGCTGAGTTTTTGAATCGGCAAAGACAAAATGTCGCCAAATTGTTCCTTCAGATATATGAATATGCACTTGAGAAAAGGTATTGAATAGTTCAACGCAGAGGACTGTGTGTTATAGAAGCCACCATGGTTCGCAAACATAGGACGATATTGGTCCGTTGTTCGAGGTAGTTGAAAACTATCTCCCGGTACCCATGGCTCCGATTCTGGAATTGTAGGTAGAGGAGGAGTATATAGGGGCGTAGTATTTCGTTTATGCAGAGTGTGTGGGGTTCGTTTCAAATATACGGGTACGGGGCGTCCGACTCCAAGAGGCTTTCTCCACCAAAGCGCGTAAATCAACATGGTGAGCGGTGCATATGCAAGAGTCCCAACCTCCAACTTTGTCAAAGTCAATTGACGACATACACGCATGATGCACTGGATAATAAACCATGTGCTTTGCATAATTACAACCCCCTTGGAGAAGAAGTCGCCTTTGCTTTTGTCATTGATGTCGTCTGCTGTTATCTTAGGCCACTTCACTTTGCCTTCTTTCTCGAGTGTttcaagttcttcctcttcaaggATCCGTACAAAGGTGCCATTATCATAAAGAGCAAAACCACCCATTATTAGAAAGAATCCATGTGTCATAGTCCACCCTTTGGCTGTTAAATCATATGTGAGTTTATCCTAATATTATAACATTTATGACGCACATTTATGTCTTCTTGCGATTTCGTAAGCCCCAAAAAACTGACGTGTAGCCCAGTAAATGACGAGCTCTGGCGTCAAAAGCATAAAAAATACGATGGCAAGTCGTCGACTAAGCACGCGGATACTTCCTTCATTCGCTGCTGGAATGTTGGGATGAATGGCAACCCAGGTACAGGCGATGAGTGTGGCGAGGCAACTTGTTATGATATTCCACAGCGACCTTGTTGGGACCGCGGTGGAGTCGAAAGAGATAGCTTCAATTAAAGTGTCATTCATTTTTCAGGTAAATAGTGTCTGGAGCCAAAGGTTAAGCTGAATATGCAGATTGTGTGCTGCTGTGAAAGCGATACAAAATCAAAGAGCGAAGGTGAAAGCTTGCTTGTATCTGAGCCATATGCTCTTCAGACTCAGACTTTAGGGGTCTGATGTCCTATATGGGGAATCTCTTCCAAGAACCCATACTTTCGAGTCAAAAAAGCGGTGTGTATATCCATGTCTATAACACTGCCTCGAAAATAAAATCATGGCAAGGTAGACATTGGCACTAGAAGGTGCAGCTAAATAATGCGGTGGATGGCAAATGGATATGTCGGCAATGGTCGTGAGAGTCGGAAGAATTTTTTAGACGTCAACTGCTATGAGTTAATAGTCTTTAAATGCCCTTCCAGTCACGTTGTACTAGTCTCTGCTACCCTATTAGATTGTCCGAGCTTCTGGTAGCAAGGCGGTTCCATCAACAAAACTTCTTACTGCTCTATATATGTTCATTACAGCAGGTGCAGCCGACCTAGGTTTAGGAGATGGAAATGAGCAAAAATAGCTCATATCTCAGCCAATCCCGTGTTGTCTGTGCCTTTTCTCGTGGCGACAAGTTTTCTATTAGCGCTTGGTGAAGTATCTAGCGCCTACCAAAGACTGAATGGGGTAAGGTGCGGTTAAATTTATTCCTTTTTTGGATATGATTTATCGAATTCGCAGGTCTGTTGCGAGCGAACTTATCATGAACAATATGTATTACCCATTGATATGAACTATTTTAGGACCTAAAATCTCCGTCAACGAAAGCACAGCACGTCAGTGCATCATCTTCCATGCCTTTATTATTTCCAGAACCTGACCATGCATTTGTGACCCACTGCAATGTGAATCTACCTGACAAGCGCTCGAACATTCCTCAGACAGAATGAAGATAATATATTGACAAGACAATTTGTAAACCAATATCGAAAATGTGGAATAAAAGACCAAATTCTCCTCAAGGACTGGCAGTTGAGTTAATATGCGACTTTTCTCTTCCCTACGGTAATTATCCAACTGACACTCAAAAGAAACTTTACAGAGGCATCGTTCGATGGCCAAACCAGTGGTACGTCATCTAATCGAAGGAAGCGAAAACACATAAGGACGATGGGATATTTGTTCATTCGACAATGCAAATCATATTCTCGATTCTCCTTTACATTCCCTGACCTTTTCATCTTTATGCCCGTGCGAATGTTAGTGACAGACGAGCCCCGCAACTATATTCGTCAATGAGACCATCTGCATCCTCATCCCAGTGTGAAAACCCTTCCATGCTGTCTACCTAAATCAGCCCCATTTCTCACATGTCAGGCCTCAGATAGAGCGACTCAAAAAGACGGTTTCTCACAAAGTTCAGACCCCACTGTGTTATCTTCAACCATGACCGACACGAACCCGATTGAAATTTTGTACAAGCGGGCAGATGGTGTAGACATCTTTATGGACGTCTACATTCCCTCAACAGCATCCAAAGCAAGCCCGGCGTCGATCCTGCTTTGGTGGCATGGTGGGTTTTCCGATCCCAGTGTGGAATATTGTTGATGATACTGTCGCCTTTCAGGTGGCGGATTACTCCAGGTATGCCACACCCTGAAATTGAACACTCGTCATATTGACATTATGGGCGTTCCAGGGCTCAAGGAAAGGTAGTCTGGATCCAAGTCATGAAGACAATCTTCATTGACCATGTGGTACCCTTTACAGCTGTTGCACCGCACATGTTGCAGGCCCCTGAGAAACACAACCTCTGCATCGTGTCTGTGGACTACCGACTTGCTCCACAGACTCGCATGCCAGGAATTTTGGAGGATTGTCTCGATGCGATAGATTTTATCCACGGAGTCCGTTTCGCCGAACAAACTGGACACCGTGCCAATCCATCCAAGATTGTCGTGAGCGGCAGCTCGGCAGGCGGGTGGCTGTCTCTCCTAGCAGGAACTGGTATCGGGTACAAGGCGTGTGGACTCCCTGCTCCGAGGCCTGTGCAGGGAATTGTTGCTATCTATCCTATTACAGACCTCCTTGACCCATTCTGGAAGACTAAGCAACGTCCCGTGTCGTATATGGACCGGGTCATTGACTTCAGTGAAGTGGAATCGTTTGTCGACCCAACAAGCGCGAAGACGTCTTGGTCCGCCCCCGACGGAAAACGATCGATATTTTATCATTACATGGTTCAAGAGTCAGTATTCGAACGTTACACATTGAACGTACTACTTCCGCTCATGCAAAATCTTCAGGGCTATACTGTCTTCTCTGTTGTTAGATGGGACAAACATCAAAGAAGAACACTTTAGCATTGCTGCTGGAATcaaattgaagaaagatACCGTCATCCCTCCAATCTACATCGTCACTGGAAACTCGGATGGCAAGGTTCCACACGTTCAATCCCTGGATGTTGTAGCAGCACTTAAAGAAATAGGGGAAGAGGTTGAATATGAGGAGCTGGATGGGCTTGACCATGGTTTCGATAGAGAGGCTGAGTATACGATGGATAAACTTTATCAGTTCGTGGCGAAAGTGACCAAATAGACTAGATCGGATCAATCTCAATGTACTGTGCTAAACGGCTTGATTATGGCATGCTGCGACCTCAATTCagatgttgttgatgattgACGTTCACATTACCATTGGCCAACTTGCTGGCTTGCTGCCGACTGCTATGACGTTACTACCCTTGTATTTGGGCTGATCCACGGCACGTACTTCAGTAATTCATTGGACATCTTCTATCACCCTTGTGATTGATATTCATCGTATGCGCCGCAGCAAACAATTCGTATGGCCACAAGTACGACAGATGTGGGTAAATAACGAACTCATTCATAACCTATAAAGGAGACTACAGGTTAGTCATGAACGTTTGAACATTCAACATGCCGATTTCCGTAGGAATGGCTATTCCGTCTGCCTTTTCTTATCTATTTTCCCTGTTGGCTTTAGTTATTGGGAAGGAACCACACTGCCGCTGCCTCTACGGACAAGATTGTTGGCCTTCTTCTACAGACTTCAACATTCTTTCAGCTCAGTTAACACAACCACTTCTGTTCCCCAAACCGCCTGCTTTACCTTGTTATGTTAACGAATCGCAACAAAAATCGCTCTCGGACTCTGAGAGCTGCTCAGATGTAATTATGCAGTATACAAATGGGACCTGGCGGGCAGATACACCCGGGGCTATGCAAAATACGAACTTTGAGGCGTTTATATTTTCCAACGGAACTGTGGACGCGTGTTACCTTGATGCTTCCCTGGGTTTCCCGTGTTTGCAAGGAAGCATACCACCGATTGGGGTCGATGCTAGGACCGTGTCTGATGTTCAGGCTGCTGTCAAATTTGCGAAACGCTTCAATCTACGCCTTGTAATCAAGAATACAGGTCATGATTACCTCGGAAGGAGCGCTGGACGTGGTGCATTTATGTTGTGGACTCACTATTTAAAAGAGATGACCTACGACGCGTCATTCACTCCGCTCGGAGCTTCTTCAGAGAATTCGCATTCCACATTCAAAGGTACGAAATTCAGAATTTGTCGCATTCAAGTTTACATGTGCTGTATACTACCTAGCTGTTACCTTTGGGGCTGGAATCCAATGGGCCGAGGCATATGCTTTTGTACAAGAGCATAATCAAACTGTCGTAGGTGGTATATCCTTGGGAGGTTCCGTAGGTGCTGCTGGAGGCTGGGTAATGGGCGGCGGTCATAGTGCAATGTCCCCATCTCTAGGGCTAGGTGAACATAATGCCTTCCCGTCATACACTATACCCTAATCATTTTGATAGGCATCGACAATGTCCTTCAATTCAGCGTTGTACTAAGTGACGGATCCTAGGTCATAGCAAATGCATACCGGTATCCTGACCTCTTTTGGGCACTTAGAGGCGGGGGCGGTGGTACCTTTGGCGTTGTCGTATCAGCCACCTATCAAACTCACCCGATATCTCCTGTAACCATGGCTTTGATGGTCGCCAACTTTTCTTCTACTTCAACTGCGCAGCTCGTAGCTAGCAGATTTCTTCGCTTTCATGTGAGCGTATCCGACCAAGGCTGGGGGGGTTATACGAGTATATCCAATTCAACGTTGCAGATTTTGTTTGTCAAGCCAAACACCTCAAATGTCGAGGCAGAAACTGCATTTGGTTCCTTCATCGAATTCACCCGAAATGCCACCGATGCCCAAACCCTAAGTATTTACCAGACTTACCCTGGATTTTTGGATTGGTATCAGGCCATCTTTGGATCGAGAACGGGGCAGGTTGGCTCAGCAGTCGAGATTACTTCACGTTTGCTTCCGCGAGAAATAGCACTCCGTGACCCGGATAGAGCTGCGAAACTCATGTTGTCTATTGATGGAGGTTGCACAACAAAGTAAGTTGATCAAAAATTTCATGGTCATTAAACTCATATCTTGACAGTTCTGTCGGAGGTGGTGCTGTTGCAGACGTTGATCCCTTGTCCACTGGACTGAATCCGTCTTGGAGGGCCTCAATTGCAGAAGTGTATTCTGTTGAAACGTGGCCAGAGGGTTCGTCAGCAGAGACGATTTTAAAGGCCAGAAACCGATTAAAAGGTAAGACTGACATTCTTGACAAATTTACAACTGACTCGGCAGCATATTTAAACGAGGTTGGTGTTCTCTATCTAGCTGATCTACTATGATTGAGACACTTTGTCCTTAGGCATCTCTCCATGAAATTGatttcaaaaaatcatttttTGGAAGTCATTATGAAAAATTGAAGGCTGTAAAGGACATTTATGACTCCACGTCCCTCTTTACTGTCCCGCTTGGTGTGGGGTCTGATGACTGGGATAGTGAATTAGAGTGCCGCCTCAATACAAGGCAATAAGACTGTTATATTAAGACATTGACGCCATCTGTTTCTTCCGGCAATCTAACCAAGTGTAACGAGCTATTTTGTGTAACCTATGAGTAAAATCTGGCTAGGATCACAGCGGTGGCCTACATGGTCCACAGATAATGGTATACCAGACGTTCTGAGTCGGAGGTGATCATGTTTTGGTGCCGATTCGATATCGGATCAATGTTTGTTCCGACAACATCAATCGGATCGCCCGGCCAAAGAGCGAATGGCTAGGCCAATGGCCCAATGCCGAGTTGGCCGTAGGAGCTTCCGGACTTTCCCGTTGTCCACGCGTCAAGGCCTATTCAACTGTATAGTACAACCGCGTGTCTTGCGAAAACTTTTCCTAACATTGAACATGTCAAACCTACCAGTCGAAATCATGGACGAGATTATGACCACAGCAGTATCGACGTTGCTTCCTCCATCTCTTTCATCCATCGCCCTTGTGGCAGTGAGGTACCGCATTCTGGTCAACAAAAGCCGTTTCTCATCGATAAGTCTTGGCTCTAAGGCACAAGATGTCGACGAGCAGTACTGCAAACGGTTGAATAGCCTCGCGGATCTCATAAAAGGAGGATTTTCTGTAAAAATAAAACCACCCGTGGCCAGCTTTATTGTCTCGTTCTCACTTTACGTCCGCGGAGACACCAATAACCTTCGGCCTTTGTTGCACAATGGATCCCTTGCATACATATTTGGTGTACTCTTTCGACAATCTCCTGATACTCCGTATTCACCGCGCTCCAAGTTTCGCCGGGTTTCCTTGGACATTCTCAACTGGGATTATAGAATGCCAAATTTTGATTCGGACACAAGTTCTGAAGCGAGTATCAACGgagaggagcaggaggagcaggaagaAACGTTTCTGAACTTTTCTCTGGCTGATTCCGCTCTAACTGTGTCGTTTGTCGATTTCTTGCTCAACTCCCAAATAACCCACCTCCATATCTCGCATATTCACAATATACCGTTAAATTTTCTTCTCGGCTCGAAGCTTCATCACCTGAGCCTCGGTGATGTTTCATTCTCTGAGCCGGATGAGTCTGATATCAACCGTTCAACGAGAGGGATTACTCTTCATTCGGTTGTCATTGGAGGCATGGCTTGGGTTTCTTTTGAAATCTTCGGACGTCTCATTAGCAACGAACCCTTCCCACCGCCGAGCAGCTTCAACACTATGACCAAACTCACACTCGGCTTGGGGAGTCCTCGACAAATGGAAATTCTGAAGGAATTGCTGACTGTTACAGTTCACCTTGAAGATCTTTGTCTGAATTTTGTTTCTACCTCGTCAAACGGTAATAAAACAACCTATATGCCGCGTTCAATTATTGAAGTTGTATTTTTAGTGCAAAAGGAATGTATAGATTACACCCACCTTTCTCAACTGAGAACCATAGAGATACAGACATTTGACTGTGGAGCGTCATTCCCCTTCGTCACCAAGTTGCTGGGACGTCGCATTCCACCATCCCTCAGTACAATTAAGATCTCTAATAACGAACTACACGAAAGCGATTCCCTCTCCATGATCAGCAGATCCTTACAGTTATACCCATTCGACATCCTGGATAACCACTTCGAGCATTCCGGTTTCAGAAATATCACAATGGTCATATTCTTCTCTGTTCGAATCAATGACAGATACAATCCGATTACCTTTGACGCCGACGCCTACAGGAAGGAGTACTATAGCTACGTAGCGAGTAAGTTTCCGTTGTGCTTGACGCGACATCCTCCGCTTTCCCTTTCCGTGCCAATTACAATTCAGATGGAATATAATGGAGAGCCATTCGAGCTTTAGGGTATGTTCTTCATTATATTTTACCCAGATAACGAACTTGCTGAAATTCTGAGATGATTTAAGACCGCGTGTCCATTCTAGTATGGTAAAGAATCACCATCAAATGTACCAAGTTGTTTTAGATCTCTTTGAGAAGATCATTGTTGGTTTTCTGTTCTCATCTTCCGCACAGAATCTGCCTGGTCGGGCGTTGCTAGCACAAACTCCTTGTACACATATGCATGAGATCTGGGTTCTTTGAAACCGCGTGCTTTAGATAAAGCGATATTGTTGACTATTTCTGGTGCCTATGGTGAGCGAGCAAGGTTATTGAATATTCATGTTGAGGGATAGTAAACCTTACGACAACCAAGGACGGCTTGACTCCGAACGTTATATCCGAGGTAAGATAGGGATCTCCTTTAAAATACAGCTGTGTTACCACGGACTCGTACCCTGGCGCCTTAACATTATCTTCAGCATCAACGTGGCAAAAACTCCAAAGCATTGCAACCTACTTGGATAACAACATGAACGTGGGCTGGTCTATAGAAGTGTCTACCAAGTGCGGAGATTAGACCTGCGGCAGGACCCTTGTCAGGTATAGGATACGGTACGGGGCTTCAACAAAGGTTGTGTAAGTTAATGCTGAACCTTTGATATCAGGAAGTTTAAATACATGACGGCACGAAAGGCGTATGATCCATCCAGTGCTGTGCGGATACGTCCTCTACAATCTTCAAGCCCTTGATACTTGGTCCTGATTGAGTATAATATACGTGCATTAAGTTGAGTTGAAAAAATGACGTACTTGAACATCATATAGTCCAGAGTCGTCAGCTTCCCATATATCGAGAATTGCGCCGGAGATTGGATTCCCTGCAAGGTCAAGAACACGTCCCTCTATATACAGATATTCGCCTTTCCCTTCTGACGCGATGGAATCACCCTGTTGCACTATGCACCAGTATAGCCAACATTTATTTTCAGTTTTCCAGCGAGGGGTAAAAAACAACATACCTTCGCGAGCATTCTCCTTGAAAAATGGACCAAGTAGAACGGCCTCAGTTGCGCCAGATGGTTTTCCGTAATTGATGTCGTGGATGAGTGTTGTTATTCCCAGGATGTCAGATAGGATATCAAACTCTGTAACCCGTGAAGCGGTAAATCAGCGACAATATCTTCAGGCAAATTTTGCAAGCAAAACTGACGGGTTTCTCCATTTTGACTGCCCGCTGAGGCGAGAAACTTAATTGCTGTCCTTGAAACCATGAATATGAGTCATAATCTGGCTTGGATGTCACATCTACTCACCGCCATTCAGTTATAGTTAAAGAGGTCTCTCGAACGAAGTCGTGCAAGTGATCGACCTATAAATTGTTCAGTAAGGCATCATTGGCACTCGTTTCGAGTCTAACAAGTTTATCCATTATATCTCGCAATCTTGTGTTCTTACCTGAAGAATATCAGAACCACATAATTCATTCAGTGAAAGCACAAATCTATTGACTATACGACATACAGTTGATATTCGCAGCCTTGACCTCTTCCGCAAAGGACTTGAAGTTAGTCTCCATGATAACGGTAGCAGATTTTAGTACAGTGGGTGTATAGAAGTAATACCCAAATAAAGTCAGCTGGGAGAAGGATGGTACTTGGATGGTATGCCCCAGCTGGTTTTCCAGAGCTTTAAATGCCCTCATATGAATATCAGAATATTATAAATCACTCAAATGACACGTTTCCACGGGAGTCCAGCAAACGTGGATGCATGTGGGACTGCGTGGGATATTATATATGTGTTATGAGGTATCAAGATGAGGGACTTGGAGGGATGAGCAATAGTAGCTCAACTGGAACACCTTATAAGAAGGAAAACACGTGCGAAAAGCATTCCCATAGAGGACGTCAGTGTCTGTGGGATGTTCATAGAACTTGTGCTAAACTCACAGGTTGCATAATGCTTTTGGCAATACATCTGGCGTTATTAAATTCTGAAACGCCAGAAACTACAGAGATTACATGCCTCGAGCCAGTTTTTATCCCCAACGCACCACCGCTGACGGGGACCTCGGTATTACGTGAAGTTCTTTTTTCCAAACTATGCTGTACAGGCTGCATATCATCCGACTTTGTAATTCTTTTGGAGAGCAGATGAAACAAACCGAGTCACCGTACGTTTATTGCTCAAGAAACAATCAGATTGGAAACTGAAAGGTTCCTTCTATCATTTTGATCCTTGTCCAATCTAGCCCTTCCACGGGGTGTAAGATCTGATGTCTTCACATCTTCTGTTAGATTATTAGAAAGGAAGGCACGCAGAGTTACCTTTTCTTGATATGACCTCGAAGACCGACCATATCCCAGATTCTTATAATAGAATGTCGGTCCGAACAATGGTTACATCGAAGCTCATAGGCGGGCTCAACTCCCAGACGAAAAGGTGTACGAGGCTTTATTGAAGCTCGCTTATCCACAATAATATCCCTGCCCACTTTTGGCTTTTCGATAGAATGTCTGTGAACAATTACGAGATCAGATAACGCACCAAGGACGATCAAATGCGTATACTTCTTTCACATGCCCGATTGCGACTTGTTGCGTCACACCTCCCTCATAGTGCATGGAACAATGGTTACAGCACCATGCTTTCCAGACTGGTAGCGGGTGCGCGCGTTCCTGAGCAAGTACAAATTTTATGGCTTCAGGTGTCAATATACGCCACGAAGCATTCCGGCAATGAGAAAGCTCTCCTAAATGAACCATATCTGTTTGATGAGACATCTAGATGgcaatgagaatgagaagaagaaataaacGATGCATTAAACACTCACAAACTCGTGCCATGTAAAAACTTTCAGGCTCAGTATTCCACGAGAAGTTGCTGTAGGTGTACAATTACCACATAAAAATCTGTCTTTCCGACAATCCATATCCTGGACAGTTGTCATGCAAGGATCCAGGCCAACTGACTGCAGTAGAGCGCACGCAAAGGTTGAAATAGGAGCGTTGTATCTGTATGTAGAGCAAGAGCTACGGTATGTGCTCAACGAGGATCCGGAGAAGTGGCCCAAGATTGTATCCCATCCAACGAGTACTCTTCCTTTGCAGTTTCGCTTCTCGCATTCAAGACAGGACACGATGAGTGTCGCAGAGTCAAATTGCTTAATATCGTTCAATTGATGCATAGCACCATCAGACCGTAGAAATCCAGTTAATTGCAGCTGATGTATCTTTTCCCAATGACGAGCCAAGCGCTCAAAAAGAAGCGCTACATCCTCAAGTTCGACAACGCCAATGTAAGGGACTTCAGAATGAAGAAAGGGGTAAAAGATTTCGGACGTTGAGATGAGATAGGATGGAGGGAAAAAAGGCCATTTCTCCGGGAGCTGTGTTTTCTGATACGCTGTATAAAGGCCGGAGAGATACTCTACGCGTTCAGACTTAAGTCGACTTAGCATCGATTTCCTGACGTAACCTTTAACCGTAGGTTCAAGTTTTCTGAACACTGAGTAAGAATCAGATTAGCAAGCGTTATAGTGGTAGCCTCTTCACTTGCCTTTAGAAGTAAGCTTCCGTACAGCATTCTCTTTGATGACCCCTGATATGAAGGGCCACGCGTTTTTTATATCTCTCGGGTCATAGCCCAGACTCTTCATTTGATTGTCGCACCTGGATGTATACACTTTTAAATTATAGATTTACGTGCTGACGTATCTACATACCGATAGATAGCAGATTTAAAGTCACTTTGTCGCTCACGCATCCATGATTTATAGGTTTCGATGGCCCAGCCATTGGCATTTTCCGCAGCCTAAAACATTATGAGATAATCATTAATTCGAGCAGAAGAGCACCTGACCGCATGATGTTGGGAAACATAAGATATTCTGGACGCCGTGTACGCGTTGAGTATTTCGGTGAGCTCGGGAAATCCATGATCAATGAGGATCCGTAGTAATGTAACCTTTTTCATTGTATCGTCAAACATTATCTTCAAAACCCTTGCTCTCCAGATAACTGGCGGTGCAAATGTATAAGTATGGGCATCTAAAATCCAATAAGACCTCGTTATGGCAGGTAAGAAGGCACGGACTGATTCTGAAGGAATGCGGAACCATCGAAACCACTGGGTGGTCGAGTGAAAGGTGCTCCCCATTACTGTCTCTTAGGTCTCTAAAGTAACGATAGTTTCGTGTCTGAAAACACATTAGCGACAGGAATAAAGTGGTCAAATCTTTAGGAGTCACCATACAGTGTTGGCAGTACCTTTGACAGAACGCGAAATCCGTCATAGCCCCATATTCACCGCACGCCTACAAAAACATCGTTGGATACAACGTTATGGGAGGCGATTAAACAGCCACATACCATGCATATAGCACGACCAAACAGTAAAAAAGCCCATGTCGAATAGTCAAGGCGAGGTGGACATTTGGGTAACTCTGGGTGTCTCAAGAATGCAATTTTCCATACATCTTGAAAGGCCCCACTCATTATGAGTCTTCGAAAGCCCTTAGAAACTTGGGACAAATGAAGTAAGTCAATTGGATGAAGATGTTCGAAAACCTTGAGAGCCAAGTCATCAAGagctgaaggatgtttgcTCAATTATACGGACCATAAAGCCAAGTTCAGTCGGAAGGCGAAAGAGTAAAGCAGCATCTCCTG contains:
- a CDS encoding Non-reducing polyketide synthase pkbA, whose protein sequence is MTDTNPIEILYKRADGVDIFMDVYIPSTASKASPASILLWWHGGGLLQGSRKAVAPHMLQAPEKHNLCIVSVDYRLAPQTRMPGILEDCLDAIDFIHGVRFAEQTGHRANPSKIVVSGSSAGGWLSLLAGTGIGYKACGLPAPRPVQGIVAIYPITDLLDPFWKTKQRPVSYMDRVIDFSEVESFVDPTSAKTSWSAPDGKRSIFYHYMVQEAILSSLLLDGTNIKEEHFSIAAGIKLKKDTVIPPIYIVTGNSDGKVPHVQSLDVVAALKEIGEEVEYEELDGLDHGFDREAEYTMDKLYQFVAKVTK
- a CDS encoding putative FAD-linked oxidoreductase (putative FAD-linked oxidoreductase ARB_02478); its protein translation is MQYTNGTWRADTPGAMQNTNFEAFIFSNGTVDACYLDASLGFPCLQGSIPPIGVDARTVSDVQAAVKFAKRFNLRLVIKNTGHDYLGRSAGRGAFMLWTHYLKEMTYDASFTPLGASSENSHSTFKAVTFGAGIQWAEAYAFVQEHNQTVVGGISLGGSVGAAGGWVMGGGHSAMSPSLGLGIDNVLQFSVVLSDGS
- a CDS encoding FAD-linked oxidoreductase patO codes for the protein MALMVANFSSTSTAQLVASRFLRFHVSVSDQGWGGYTSISNSTLQILFVKPNTSNVEAETAFGSFIEFTRNATDAQTLSIYQTYPGFLDWYQAIFGSRTGQVGSAVEITSRLLPREIALRDPDRAAKLMLSIDGGCTTNSVGGGAVADVDPLSTGLNPSWRASIAEVYSVETWPEGSSAETILKARNRLKGKTDILDKFTTDSAAYLNEASLHEIDFKKSFFGSHYEKLKAVKDIYDSTSLFTVPLGVGSDDWDSELECRLNTRQ
- a CDS encoding Hydroxyquinol 1,2-dioxygenase; amino-acid sequence: MRAFKALENQLGHTIQVPSFSQLTLFGYYFYTPTVLKSATVIMETNFKSFAEEVKAANINCKNTRLRDIMDKLVDHLHDFVRETSLTITEWRTAIKFLASAGSQNGETQFDILSDILGITTLIHDINYGKPSGATEAVLLGPFFKENAREVQQGDSIASEGKGEYLYIEGRVLDLAGNPISGAILDIWEADDSGLYDVQYQGLEDCRGRIRTALDGSYAFRAVIPVPYPIPDKGPAAGLISALGRHFYRPAHVHVVIQAPGYESVVTQLYFKGDPYLTSDITFGVKPSLVVAPEIVNNIALSKARGFKEPRSHAYVYKEFVLATPDQADSVRKMRTENQQ